ACTGTTGTTGCTGAGGACAGAGAACTTTTCCTTGGGGAAATTAACATATCTTACCTCTCTGGAGTTCCAACCAATGTGAGTTCTGTTTTTGTATAGTGAACTTTGATTCTCTTTATTGTCATGTTTACATTACTGCTTTGCCCTTTCTGCAAATCAATATGTAAAAAATAAGTTTGTTTGGATTTTCAAGCCTTCGGAATGCCTTATCATCTTGTTTGAGGAAATTCAATACTCTAGCCTGAGTTACAGGTGAAAGTGAGCTTAGGAATACAAAAATTTATCACACTTCAACATTAAGTATTAgacatataatataaaatcattcatgtcccttctacccaacagcttaaggttttgggtgggCTTGTGCATGGTTCTCCCTTCAAGCCCAATGGGCTCTTGCGTGCAGGGGCGTGTTAGATATATCATATAAGCTAATTTATGTGTCATCTACTCAACAGTTTAAGCTTTAGTCGGGATTCTTAGCATTGTGAAAGTTTTGCATTGTTCCAACTGCATTTGCATAATTGCTTAGCATGTACATAGAGAATAGTTTTTCAGTGTGATTTGGACCTTACTTATTAGGGTTAATGCTGCAGAGAATTTAAATTAAAGGATGAAATTTAGTAGATAAAGTTACCATctcattcaattttttatgtttgtgAGTTGCATTTTTTCACATGATGCTTACATCCATCCCATATACATGTTCCTCCTCATTGTCTACCTCTTCAATAAATGGATTGTTGATGTTCCATTGTTTGTGTAGGAGGAAGTTCTAGCTGATGCCTCCGTAGTGAAGAGTGGAAGAAATGTGACTATGGTTGCACTAGagtttaaagaaaagaaatctGGGAAATTGGTTTATATTGCTCATGCTACCTTCTATAACTTACCCATTGCCAAGTTATGAACAATTATCTTTCAGGTCATTATGCTGATTCATATCAGTTTTATATCCAGAGTGCTCTACATgtgttatatttttgtttttttgtccaTTGCCATATCTTTTATATCTCGGAAAAGCTAGAAACAATCTGCAGTTTCTTATTGATCTAGTGAAGCTGAATATAGATCTCTCACCCTTGTGAAGCTCTCTGGTTAACATATGCGCTTGCTGATCTCCGTATTGCATCCCTCCTATTAGTGGTCATTTACTGTGATAATCGTTCAGCCCTACATCTAGCTGCCAATTCCGTATTTCACAAACGTACTGAAAACATTGAAATAGATTGTCACATAGTATGAGTTAAGGTTCTATTTGGTATTTTACATCTTCTTCATGTCCCTTCATCTGATCAGGTGGCCGATGTTTTCACCAAAACCATTTCACAGTTCACAGGGGCCATTTCAATTCCTGGTTGCCAATCTTGGATAGCTTGATCTCCATTCCTGTTTGGGATTACAGATATTAGTTTAGTCagttattttgttattttacttCTTTCTGTTAGTCCGTTTCTTCTAAATTGTAACTGACTTAGATTGCTAGCAATGTATATTAAGCTAGTCTCTGTATTGTATCAGTGTAAGAATGACAATTCTTCCATTCACGCATCTTTCTACTGTACTTGTTCTTCTTTTCTCTCTAAGTGTCAACATTTATCAAATCTGAAAAATTGTTCCGTCAATAAGAAACATGATTGAATAATTTTGTTACAGTAAAAAGTCGTACACAATAAAAAATGATGACTATTTACACCATTTAATTAGTTTTAtgcaaaagatatatatatatatatatatatatatatatatatatatgtgtgtgtgtgtgtgtgtgtgtgtgtgtgtgtgtgtgtgtgtgtgtgtgtgtgtgtgtgtgtgtgtgtgtttctatatatatattcattgaTGTCCAAATAAGCGATGGTTATTTCATTTTCTATAGCATTTGAACAATGTGTTTCGTTCACTTTATATCAAAGAAGTGTATGCAAGGTATGCTTGTGCTGATGCTACTAGATATACAAACATAACCTTATCTGTACTTATTATTGTCCTACTAACCAACCTAGTGTGTGTTTGGGTTAGTTGTTTGGTTAGCATttgtagaattgattttggatagAATTGATTCTACTAAAATTGCAAATGGTAAACATGAGTTAAAATGGTGTAATTTATGTTTgatatttttatgaaaaaaagtaGGTTTTGTAGGGTAATGTGTGACTATTTGTTGAGGCATGTGATTCTGGAGAGTCGATTATGTTTTACCGGTACGCTCAAACATTTTTTTCAATtggttagaattgattttaaccCAGTAGAACAGATTCTATAAAGTTGATTATTCTTTCAATATGTTATAAAACTCAGAACTTTGGGAAACCTCACTGAAATAACATTATTTTTTCAAGCCTATTAATTATCATATTTTCCATGCCGTCTGTCTCACAATCTGCTACCAGTCTACTACTGTCCATCCATGTGAGTAAGTTTCCTGGTATTTTTCCTTGTACCTATCACTGCTTGTCCCCAACCTTGATAACAACTACTGCAGTTGACTTGGTTTTCGAACAAGACTAGCTCAATAAAGAATCTAAACTCGTGCAAATCAAGGCTCTTAACTTTTCTTGCATGGAATTTGCCAGCATTGGGATTATGGAACAGAGCAATTGAAAACCAATTCAAAACAACACTTCTAAATTTCCAAGTAACTTTCTTATTGCTCTTTCTACTTACCTCTCCATGcagttcaaatttcaaaatgaaAAGACTTTGCTTGGTCCATCACAGACTTTTCCAAACCATCCCCCATTATTCTAACGGCTAATTCATCTCAAACAAATCAACTGAAAGAAACAacccctctctttctctcttctttccctCATATTTCCTTCCAAAACCCATATATAATTCTCTTCTTTCCCCCTTTTCCCCTTCAACCTTTATGTTTAACCCCCCAATATATCCATATTTATCTAAACTTACACATACTTCAAGTCAGGGTTTTAAACTGCAGTGTTGTGATCGCATCAACCCGCATTTGTCCGTAAATTCCGCAACATAGTCGCAATTGTAATTTAAAACtctgttttcaaaattttggaaTGAACAACCAGCCAATGTCTCACACTCTTGAGATCACCATTTTGTCCGCAGAAAACCTTTCTACGAATAAAAAGTCCTTAGAGGGAAATGCATTGTTTGTTTCTCTTCAGTCGGATTCAAGCAATGACATCTATTCCACAAATGTGGATTCAGAAGGTGGTGGAACAAGGAATGAGAAGCTTGTGATGGAGTTGCCATTGGATGCAAGGTTTATAACAGCTGAAGTGAAATGCAAAGCATCAAAGGGGACAAAGAGTGTTGGAATGGCCAGAATACCAGTGTCAGATTTAGTGGGACATCATGTGCACCAAGATCAAGTGCAGTTCTTGAGTTACAGGCTATGGGACAGTAAGGTGGAGAGAAATGGTGTGATCAATGTTTCAGTGAGGGTGAAAGTTCCGGAATATGCTTTTCCGGTGATGGGAATGCTGGTGGCCGGCGGTGGTTCCAATGGTGTTGTTACTGGGATTCCAGCTTGGTTAAGCTATCAAGGACAACTTTGAAGTACAATTGAAGCAAGTATTTTAAAAATCATGCTCAGTTCAATCATAAGTTTCTAAGAAGAACCCGTTCTTTTTTGTTTGTAACTTTCCTCCTACAATGAAAATGAATAGGATTTGATATTTTCCCGAAAGCAAATATATCTCCAAAAGCTAGCTGCACCCTTtttatttgttaaaaaaatggTACGACAGAGAGAAAATTCAGAGACAAGAGACAAGGCGTTAGTGGCATGCAAGGAGATCGGTATAGACTCACTCTAGGTAGGAGCGCTAGGGGTCGGGATCTCCCTGAGAAGAGTTGTCCACCAACTAAGATTCTACTACTAGAGGTTCGAACCTCGACCTATAGAAAGATGAGAGTTAAACTCGAAACATGTGATCAGTTATATTAACCCAAGTTCGCAAGTTAGTTGCACCTTGTAAATGAGTGATGCGTTTGCTAGATTAACtgtgattcattcacactcactttctcttccatttcattttcaCCTACATTT
This is a stretch of genomic DNA from Lotus japonicus ecotype B-129 chromosome 1, LjGifu_v1.2. It encodes these proteins:
- the LOC130732303 gene encoding BON1-associated protein 2-like, whose amino-acid sequence is MNNQPMSHTLEITILSAENLSTNKKSLEGNALFVSLQSDSSNDIYSTNVDSEGGGTRNEKLVMELPLDARFITAEVKCKASKGTKSVGMARIPVSDLVGHHVHQDQVQFLSYRLWDSKVERNGVINVSVRVKVPEYAFPVMGMLVAGGGSNGVVTGIPAWLSYQGQL